CCATAGCCGAGCGGTAGCAAGAATTGCACTAGTATAACCGCGATGATGACTCCTATAAGAAGGATCAAAACATCACGCATGCCACACCTCCCGTGCTCCTCCTTTCCGGAAGTTCAGTGTATAGGCAAAGAAGTTGCCGAAACAGCCGCATAGCTCAAAACCGGCTCGCTCAGCGCGCCTGATAGTAGTACCCCTAAAGGAGTAATCTGGATCGGGAAGCATCTCCGACACCGAAAGCACCCCACCCGGGCGCAAGACTCGATATAGCTCTTGCAGGGCCATATCCTTGTCTGGAATCTCGCCCAGTACGGTGACCAGAAAGGCCAAATCCAGGCTTTCAGCGGCAAAAGGCAAGGCCATCCCATCGCCAAGCAGGAGCGCCACGTTATTCACTCCAGATCCTGACAGTCGCTCTCTTAGCCTGCGGATCATGCGCGGTTGAATATCCAGGGCATAGAGCCGTCCCCCCTGACCCAAACGCCTGGCTGCCTCCAGAGTAAAGAAGCCAGGGCCTGGACCAAGTTCCAGCACCCGCATATCGGAGCGGAGGCCGAGATGATCCAGGATCTTTTGGGGCCCAAAGAAACGTTTGCGGAAGGGGTTCTCCAGCAGCCAGGTCGCCTCGAAGGGACATGGGAAGGGGTGAATCTTACGCGCCAGGCGAATAACCAATTGCCAGGCCAGAAATAGGATCAAAATAAAGAGGGGAATCCTGCTCTTTCGCATACAGCGCCACCTGCTTTCGTTTTTCTCCAAAGAGTGGATCTTCCCAGGGCTAAAACCATTCTACCACCAACACCACATTGGCGCTACCTGCTATAATGAGACCATCGAACAATGGGGCTTCCAAGGGGCGTCCTTCTTCGAAGGACTGGGATGGCCTGGGGGACACAGCCAAAACTGGGCGGACGCATAGGTCTGCCCCTACCTTCGATGGACTAGGGGATGTAACCCATAGCTGGATGCCTTTCCTCCCACAGGATGGGGGGTGTGCAGAGTCCGCCGAAGGCGGATAGGGCTCTGCCCTAGCTATCCTGCCCCCCTTCTCCCGCAAAGGTGAGGGGAAGTCAAGGAGGGCACCCCCTCCTTGGTAGTCCTTCCCCCTGGGAAGGATAGAGCTCTGCCCTAGCTATCCTGCCCCCTTCTCCCTTCGGGAGAAGGGGGCAGGGGGATGAGGGCCAGAAAGGAGAGTAACGATGCTTATCACCAAGATACCTCGTTTACACCTGGGTAACCTACCAACCCCGCTGGAGGAAGCACCTCGCCTCGCCGAAGCACTCGGCGGACCACGTCTTTTCCTTAAGCGGGACGACCTTAACGGCTTCGCCCTGGGAGGCAATAAAATACGCAAGCTGGAATTTCTGCTGGCCGACGCCCAGCAGAAAGGGGCCGATGTGATCGTTACCACCGGCGCGCTGCAATCTAACCATGCCCGCCTGACGGCCGCAGCAGCACGGCGCCTAGGTTTAAGGGTCATCCTCGTCCTGGCTGGATCGCCACCCAACCTGGAACGAGCCCCCGCAGGGAACCTCCTCCTCGATCACCTGCTGGGAGCAGAGGTAAGAACAGTAACAGCCGAAGGCTTCCAGGAGATGACGGAGGCAGCAACAGCGGTGGCAGCAGAGCTGCGGGACAAAGGACACTGCCCCTACCTGATACCAGTGGGTGGTTCCACCCCGATCGGAGCACTCGGCTATGTGGCCGCAGCCCTGGAGCTTTATAACCAACTCTACGAGCGAGGACTATCGGCCGATTACATTTTCCTGGCCTCAAGATCCGGGGGCACCCAGGCTGGCCTGGAGGTGGGGTCCAGATGGCTTGGAATCGATGTCCATATTGTGGGTATCAGCGTCGGACCGAGGCGGGAAGAGTTGGCCACCACCATCACCACGCTGGCCACAGAAACGGCCCAAATGCTGGGCTGGCCACAATCTTTCCATGACGTCATCGTTGATGATGAATATGTCGGCGAGGGCTACGGGAAGGTCTCTGCCTCCTGCCGCGAGGCGATTCGACTCCTGGCCCAAACGGAAGGGGTTTTCCTTGATCCTATCTATAGCGGCAAGTCCATGGCCGGACTGATCGCTTACATTCGCCAGGGCCAGCTCGGTCCGCATAACACCGTCGTTTTCTGGCATACCGGCGGGGTACCGGCCCTGTTCGCCTACGGGAAGGAGCTGGCCGAGGGAGGGGAACTATGCCTGAGTTGAGGTCCTTGCTAGCCATAGATGTGGGTGGTGGCACACAGGACATCCTGCTTTATCAGAGCGATAGGCCAATGGAGAATTGCGTGAAGCTCATTCTCCCCTCCCAAACGAACATTGTGGCCAATAGGATCCAGGCGGCCACGGCGCAGGGGAGGCCCATCTTCTTGACCGGCAACATTATGGGGGGCGGTCCCTCTGCAGGGGCCATACGCAGACATATCCAGGCCGGGTTGAAGGTCTATGCCACAGCACAGGCAGCTCTCACCTTCCATGATAATTTGGAACACGTGCGCCAAATGGGAGTCGGGATCGTTGGGAACGCACCGCCTGCGGCCATGGTCATTCGTTTAAGCGACGTTGACCTCGATTCCCTTCGGCAGGGACTTGCCCTGTTCGATGTCGCTCTGCCGCAGAGAACGGCCATCGCTGTTCAAGACCATGGACACTGTCCAGTAGGCAGCAACCGCGCCTTCCGCTTTCGCTATTGGCAAGAGTTCGTGGAAGGAGGCGGTCAGATAGCCGAACTAGCCTATCTGGAGGCCCCCCGTCGAATGACACGCATGCGGGCCGTACAGACCGAGGTGCCCGGCGCCATCGTGATGGATACCGGGGCAGCGGCCATCTGGGGAGCCCTCTGCGACCCCTTCGTAGCTGCCCACAGCCAAGAGGGGGTCATCATCGCTAACATCGGCAATCAACACACCCTCGGTGCCTTGCTTCAGGGGCGCCGCATGTGGGGTCTGTTCGAACACCATACGGCCCGCATGACTCCCCCCAAGCTAGCCAATTACATCGCTCGCTTGCGCGCGGGCACCCTCTCTAATGAGGAGGTATTCCAGGACGATGGCCATGGGTGTTCCATTCATCCCCAGTTCACGGTGGGACAGGGGTTCCGGCTGACAGCAGTCAGCGGTCCCAATCGGCAGATGGCCAGGGATCTCGGCTACTACCTCGCCGTCCCCTATGGAGACATGATGTTAGCTGGCTGTTTTGGTCTGGTGGCTGCCAGCCGTGAACTACTGAAACGCTCATGAAGGTTGTCAAGAGTACCGTTCATGGGATAGCCAGCAGAACGTGACCAGCGGTAGCTAAAAGTGGCTAAATTTGGGCCCCATTTTGTGTCGGCCTCGGGGAAGGATTGCGGCGACGCGCTCCAGCTGCGTAGTAGAGCATCCCCAGCACAGCCACCATGGCGGCAGCGGCAAAGGTAAGGGGGAAGTTAGAGACCTGAAGCACTACTCCCAGGACCATCCCGCCCAGGGCTACACCCAGATCGTAGGCGCCCGAGAAGGTTCCCATCGCCGCACCCCGGCTCCCCGCGTTCGTCCGATCGATCGCCTCGGCCATCAGGCATGGGTGGGTCGCGCCAAAACCGAGTC
This genomic window from Chloroflexota bacterium contains:
- a CDS encoding methyltransferase domain-containing protein; this translates as MRKSRIPLFILILFLAWQLVIRLARKIHPFPCPFEATWLLENPFRKRFFGPQKILDHLGLRSDMRVLELGPGPGFFTLEAARRLGQGGRLYALDIQPRMIRRLRERLSGSGVNNVALLLGDGMALPFAAESLDLAFLVTVLGEIPDKDMALQELYRVLRPGGVLSVSEMLPDPDYSFRGTTIRRAERAGFELCGCFGNFFAYTLNFRKGGAREVWHA
- a CDS encoding D-cysteine desulfhydrase family protein; translation: MLITKIPRLHLGNLPTPLEEAPRLAEALGGPRLFLKRDDLNGFALGGNKIRKLEFLLADAQQKGADVIVTTGALQSNHARLTAAAARRLGLRVILVLAGSPPNLERAPAGNLLLDHLLGAEVRTVTAEGFQEMTEAATAVAAELRDKGHCPYLIPVGGSTPIGALGYVAAALELYNQLYERGLSADYIFLASRSGGTQAGLEVGSRWLGIDVHIVGISVGPRREELATTITTLATETAQMLGWPQSFHDVIVDDEYVGEGYGKVSASCREAIRLLAQTEGVFLDPIYSGKSMAGLIAYIRQGQLGPHNTVVFWHTGGVPALFAYGKELAEGGELCLS
- a CDS encoding DUF1786 domain-containing protein yields the protein MPELRSLLAIDVGGGTQDILLYQSDRPMENCVKLILPSQTNIVANRIQAATAQGRPIFLTGNIMGGGPSAGAIRRHIQAGLKVYATAQAALTFHDNLEHVRQMGVGIVGNAPPAAMVIRLSDVDLDSLRQGLALFDVALPQRTAIAVQDHGHCPVGSNRAFRFRYWQEFVEGGGQIAELAYLEAPRRMTRMRAVQTEVPGAIVMDTGAAAIWGALCDPFVAAHSQEGVIIANIGNQHTLGALLQGRRMWGLFEHHTARMTPPKLANYIARLRAGTLSNEEVFQDDGHGCSIHPQFTVGQGFRLTAVSGPNRQMARDLGYYLAVPYGDMMLAGCFGLVAASRELLKRS